The Micromonospora krabiensis genome window below encodes:
- a CDS encoding BlaI/MecI/CopY family transcriptional regulator, translated as MTRLGDLERAVMDVLWDSVPATSDGVTVREVADALAGRELAYTTVMTVLDRLAGKGMVQREREGRAWRYRAAASREAHIAQLMLDALDLGGSRDAALVRFAHSVTGTEAEVLRAALSAEAAGATRAEAAGAARAGAGPDRPDSGAGHPEEALADRIDAPVTRPAPADEAVDR; from the coding sequence GTGACTCGGCTTGGTGACCTCGAACGTGCGGTGATGGACGTGCTGTGGGACTCGGTCCCCGCCACGTCGGACGGTGTCACCGTGCGCGAGGTGGCCGACGCGCTCGCCGGCCGGGAGCTGGCGTACACGACGGTGATGACGGTGCTGGACCGGCTGGCCGGCAAGGGCATGGTGCAGCGGGAGCGGGAGGGTCGGGCCTGGCGCTACCGGGCCGCGGCCAGCCGCGAGGCGCACATCGCCCAACTCATGCTCGACGCGCTCGACCTGGGTGGCAGCCGGGACGCCGCGCTGGTGCGCTTCGCCCACTCGGTCACCGGCACGGAGGCGGAGGTGCTGCGCGCCGCGCTCTCCGCCGAGGCCGCCGGGGCGACCCGAGCCGAGGCTGCCGGTGCCGCCCGAGCCGGGGCCGGACCGGACCGCCCGGACTCCGGCGCCGGCCACCCCGAGGAGGCCCTGGCCGACCGGATCGACGCCCCGGTCACCCGCCCGGCCCCCGCCGACGAGGCAGTGGACCGGTAG
- a CDS encoding aldehyde dehydrogenase family protein: MFEYAPAPESRSVVDIKPAYGLFVDGAFVDPVDGGSFKSINPASEEVLAEVAEAGAEDVDRAVRAARTAYEKVWGPMPGRDRAKYLFRIARIIQERSRELAVLESLDNGKPIKESRDVDLPLVAAHFFYYAGWADKLEHAGFGPDPKPLGVAAQVIPWNFPLLMLAWKIAPALAAGNTVVLKPAETTPLTALLFAEICQQADLPAGVVNIVTGAGETGRALVEHAGVDKVAFTGSTEVGRAIARSVAGTRKKLTLELGGKAANIVFDDAPIDQAVEGIVNGIFFNQGHVCCAGSRLLVQESVADRVLESLKRRMAQLRVGDPLDKNTDIGAINSAAQLARIRELSDAGAAEGAERWSPPCELPDRGFWFAPTIFTGVTQAHRIAREEIFGPVLSVLTFRTPAEAVEKANNTPYGLSAGIWTDKGSRILWMADRLRAGVVWANTFNKFDPTSPFGGYKESGYGREGGRHGLEGYLNV; this comes from the coding sequence ATGTTCGAATACGCCCCCGCCCCCGAGTCCCGCTCGGTGGTCGACATCAAGCCCGCGTACGGGCTCTTCGTCGACGGCGCCTTCGTCGACCCGGTCGACGGCGGCAGCTTCAAGTCGATCAACCCCGCCTCCGAGGAGGTGCTGGCCGAGGTCGCCGAGGCCGGCGCCGAGGACGTGGACCGCGCCGTGCGGGCCGCCCGGACGGCGTACGAGAAGGTCTGGGGTCCGATGCCGGGCCGCGACCGGGCCAAGTACCTGTTCCGGATCGCCCGGATCATCCAGGAGCGCTCCCGCGAGCTGGCTGTGCTGGAGTCGCTGGACAACGGCAAGCCGATCAAGGAGTCCCGGGACGTCGACCTGCCGCTGGTCGCCGCGCACTTCTTCTACTACGCGGGCTGGGCCGACAAGCTGGAGCACGCCGGCTTCGGCCCCGACCCGAAGCCGCTGGGCGTGGCCGCGCAGGTCATCCCGTGGAACTTCCCGCTGCTGATGCTGGCCTGGAAGATCGCCCCGGCCCTGGCCGCCGGCAACACCGTGGTGCTGAAGCCGGCCGAGACCACGCCGCTCACCGCGCTGCTCTTCGCCGAGATCTGCCAGCAGGCCGACCTGCCGGCCGGCGTGGTCAACATCGTCACCGGCGCCGGTGAGACCGGCCGGGCGCTGGTCGAGCACGCGGGCGTCGACAAGGTGGCCTTCACCGGGTCGACCGAGGTGGGCCGGGCCATCGCCCGCTCGGTGGCCGGCACCCGCAAGAAGCTCACCCTGGAGCTGGGCGGCAAGGCCGCCAACATCGTCTTCGACGACGCGCCGATCGACCAGGCCGTCGAGGGCATCGTCAACGGCATCTTCTTCAACCAGGGGCACGTCTGCTGCGCGGGCTCCCGGCTGCTGGTCCAGGAGTCGGTCGCCGACCGGGTGCTGGAGTCGCTGAAGCGGCGGATGGCCCAGCTGCGCGTCGGCGACCCGCTGGACAAGAACACCGACATCGGCGCGATCAACTCGGCCGCCCAGCTGGCCCGGATCCGCGAGCTCTCCGACGCCGGCGCGGCCGAGGGCGCGGAGCGTTGGTCGCCGCCGTGCGAGCTGCCCGACCGTGGCTTCTGGTTCGCGCCGACCATCTTCACCGGGGTCACCCAGGCGCACCGGATCGCCCGGGAGGAGATCTTCGGGCCGGTGCTGTCCGTGCTGACCTTCCGCACCCCGGCGGAGGCCGTCGAGAAGGCCAACAACACGCCGTACGGGCTGTCGGCCGGGATCTGGACCGACAAGGGCTCCCGGATCCTGTGGATGGCCGACCGGCTGCGCGCCGGTGTGGTCTGGGCCAACACGTTCAACAAGTTCGACCCCACCTCGCCGTTCGGCGGCTACAAGGAGTCGGGCTACGGTCGCGAGGGCGGCCGGCACGGGCTGGAGGGGTACCTCAATGTCTGA
- a CDS encoding aldehyde dehydrogenase family protein, with product MSERVAVRKTYKLFIGGKFPRSESGRSYLVQDSNVSLASRKDARDAVVAARAAVKGWAGATAYNRGQILYRVAEMLEGRREQFVALGVPADEVDAAIDRWVWYAGWSDKLPQVYGGANPVAGPYFNLSSPEPTGVVAVVAPEAPALLGLVSVIAPAIVTGNTVVVAASPAAPLAAVTLAEVLATSDLPGGVVNILTGRLTETVPTLAGHMDVNAIDLTGVADADLATDLEVKAAENLKRVLRPAPADHDWFADPGLTRMTTLLETKTVWHPKGV from the coding sequence ATGTCTGAGCGGGTCGCGGTACGCAAGACGTACAAGCTCTTCATCGGCGGGAAGTTCCCGCGCAGCGAGTCGGGACGGTCGTATCTCGTGCAGGACTCCAACGTGTCGCTGGCATCCCGCAAGGACGCGCGGGACGCCGTCGTCGCCGCCCGGGCCGCCGTGAAGGGCTGGGCCGGCGCGACGGCGTACAACCGTGGTCAGATCCTCTACCGGGTCGCCGAGATGCTGGAGGGCCGCCGCGAGCAGTTCGTCGCGCTCGGCGTCCCGGCCGACGAGGTCGACGCGGCGATCGACCGCTGGGTCTGGTACGCGGGCTGGTCCGACAAGCTTCCCCAGGTCTACGGCGGCGCCAATCCGGTCGCCGGGCCGTACTTCAACCTGTCGTCGCCCGAGCCGACCGGCGTGGTGGCGGTCGTCGCACCCGAGGCGCCGGCGCTGCTCGGCCTGGTCAGCGTGATCGCCCCGGCGATCGTCACCGGCAACACGGTGGTCGTGGCGGCGTCGCCGGCGGCCCCTCTGGCGGCGGTGACCCTGGCCGAGGTGCTGGCCACCTCCGACCTGCCGGGCGGGGTGGTCAACATCCTGACCGGCCGGCTGACGGAGACCGTGCCGACCCTCGCCGGCCACATGGACGTCAACGCCATCGACCTGACCGGGGTGGCCGACGCCGACCTGGCGACCGACCTGGAGGTCAAGGCGGCGGAGAACCTGAAGCGGGTGCTCCGTCCCGCCCCGGCCGACCACGACTGGTTCGCGGACCCGGGCCTCACCCGGATGACCACCCTCCTGGAGACGAAGACGGTCTGGCACCCCAAGGGGGTGTGA
- the upp gene encoding uracil phosphoribosyltransferase — translation MDVHVIDHPLAQSRLTAMRDERTDSSSFRAALHELTTMLVYEAARSFPVERFPVQTPVTGTEGTRLANPPLLVPVLRAGLGMADAALGLLPESSMGFVGLARDEKTFEPRAYMESLPRDLTGRPVLVLDPMLATGGSLEHCCRLLADRGCTEITVLCVLAAPVGIERLERSGLPLRLVTASVDERLNDQMFIVPGLGDAGDRQFGGMPRF, via the coding sequence GTGGACGTACACGTCATTGACCACCCGCTGGCCCAGTCCCGGCTGACCGCCATGCGGGACGAGCGCACCGACTCCTCCTCGTTCCGAGCGGCCCTGCACGAGCTGACCACCATGCTGGTGTACGAGGCGGCACGTTCCTTCCCCGTCGAGCGTTTCCCGGTCCAGACCCCGGTCACCGGCACCGAGGGCACCCGCCTGGCCAACCCGCCACTGCTGGTGCCGGTGCTGCGCGCGGGCCTGGGCATGGCCGACGCCGCGCTGGGCCTGCTGCCGGAGTCCTCGATGGGTTTCGTCGGCCTCGCCCGGGACGAGAAGACCTTCGAGCCGCGCGCCTACATGGAGTCGCTGCCCCGTGACCTGACCGGCCGTCCGGTGCTGGTGCTCGACCCGATGCTCGCCACCGGCGGCTCGCTGGAGCACTGCTGCCGGCTGCTCGCCGACCGGGGCTGCACCGAGATCACCGTGCTCTGCGTGCTGGCCGCGCCCGTCGGCATCGAGCGGCTGGAGCGCTCCGGTCTGCCACTGCGCCTGGTCACCGCCTCCGTTGACGAGCGCCTGAACGACCAGATGTTCATCGTGCCGGGCCTCGGCGACGCCGGCGACCGTCAGTTCGGCGGCATGCCCCGCTTCTGA
- a CDS encoding RNA polymerase sigma factor, with product MKPVGERGEDWFTRLYATHYPDIVRYGLRRLSDADAAAELAQDVFVVAWRRRSEVPERALPWLYTVARHCVANRWRHGRGLPTLLPLAEADQVPARLVDPDALAPILDLRRALRALPEVDQEILRLVGWEDLSVGDAAVVLGCSRSAAAVRLFRARRRLRSALAASAPVHDSRPASAHV from the coding sequence ATGAAACCCGTGGGTGAGCGGGGCGAAGACTGGTTCACCAGGCTCTACGCCACGCACTACCCGGACATCGTCCGGTACGGCCTGCGCCGGCTTTCCGACGCCGACGCGGCTGCCGAACTCGCGCAGGACGTGTTCGTCGTCGCGTGGCGTCGGCGCAGTGAGGTGCCCGAACGCGCGCTTCCGTGGCTCTACACCGTGGCCCGGCACTGCGTGGCGAACCGGTGGCGGCACGGGCGCGGCCTGCCGACGCTGCTTCCGCTGGCCGAGGCTGACCAGGTGCCGGCTCGGCTCGTCGATCCGGACGCGCTGGCGCCGATCCTCGACCTGCGTCGCGCGCTCCGCGCGCTACCGGAGGTCGACCAGGAGATCCTCCGGCTGGTCGGCTGGGAGGACCTCAGCGTCGGGGACGCCGCCGTCGTCCTGGGTTGCAGCCGGTCGGCCGCGGCGGTGCGGCTGTTCCGAGCCCGACGTCGACTCCGGTCCGCCCTGGCCGCCTCCGCCCCGGTCCACGACTCCCGGCCGGCGTCCGCCCATG
- a CDS encoding M56 family metallopeptidase has translation MAYALHFALTILACWLTAEILARSTWTWRSPRVAIVCWQAVGLAVGLSAMGLPIALGLTGYGLPTGSALLALAADLVHGVLPAWLGVLHLAGVGIGFGIGAVLLTTTVRSVHGAVRAQRRHRELLALVARDDPAAPGALVLDHPSAAAYCLPGVKPRVVVSAGTLSLLDGPELAAVLTHERAHAQERHDLVLLPFTALTRALPWVRWVRRAHDRVALLVEMRADDKARELHAEAPLAGALRRFAAAGHRITPAGALGIGDRDLDVRVQRLLIADEPPRLIGATALAVAATLVTLPVSLFLS, from the coding sequence ATGGCGTACGCGCTGCACTTCGCCCTGACGATCCTGGCCTGCTGGTTGACCGCCGAAATCCTGGCCCGGTCCACCTGGACGTGGCGCAGCCCGCGGGTCGCGATCGTCTGCTGGCAGGCGGTCGGGCTGGCGGTCGGCCTCTCGGCGATGGGCCTGCCGATCGCGCTCGGTCTGACCGGCTACGGCCTGCCGACCGGCAGCGCCCTGCTCGCCCTCGCCGCCGATCTCGTGCACGGGGTGCTCCCCGCCTGGCTTGGTGTGCTGCACCTGGCCGGGGTCGGCATCGGGTTCGGCATCGGGGCGGTGCTGCTGACCACGACGGTTCGCAGCGTCCACGGCGCCGTGCGCGCCCAGCGGCGGCACCGGGAACTGCTCGCCCTGGTGGCTCGCGACGATCCGGCCGCGCCGGGGGCGCTGGTGCTCGACCACCCGAGCGCGGCGGCGTACTGCCTGCCGGGGGTGAAGCCGCGGGTGGTGGTCAGCGCGGGCACCCTCAGTCTGCTGGACGGGCCGGAGCTGGCGGCGGTCCTCACCCACGAGCGGGCGCACGCGCAGGAGCGGCACGACCTGGTGCTGTTGCCGTTCACCGCGCTCACCCGAGCGCTGCCGTGGGTGCGTTGGGTGCGGCGGGCACACGACCGGGTCGCCCTGCTGGTGGAGATGCGCGCCGACGACAAGGCACGGGAGCTGCACGCCGAAGCTCCGCTGGCCGGCGCGCTTCGCCGATTCGCCGCCGCCGGTCACCGGATCACCCCGGCCGGGGCCCTGGGCATCGGCGACCGGGACCTGGACGTGCGCGTGCAGCGCCTGCTGATCGCGGACGAGCCGCCCCGACTGATCGGTGCGACCGCGCTGGCCGTCGCGGCCACCCTGGTCACGCTGCCGGTCTCGCTCTTCCTGAGCTGA
- the deoC gene encoding deoxyribose-phosphate aldolase, with translation MTATTTSARSDLSELGRSETALRTFLHGLPGVDQVGAEQRAAQLGTRSIKTTAKAQAIDLAIRMVDLTTLEGADTPGKVRALAAKALRPDPADPSCPHVGAVCVYPAMVPYVAEVLRGSGVHLASVATAFPSGQAPLEVKLADTRAAVEAGADEIDMVINRGAFLAGRYQEVYDEIVATKEACGDAHLKVILETGELATYDNVRRASWLAMLAGGDFIKTSTGKVPVAATPPVTLVMLEAVRDFRAATGRQVGVKPAGGIKTTKDAIKYLVMVNETVGPDWLDPDWFRFGASSLLNDLLMQRTKLTTGVYAGPDYFTLD, from the coding sequence ATGACGGCGACAACGACGTCGGCCCGGTCGGACCTCTCCGAGCTGGGACGATCCGAGACCGCTCTGCGGACCTTCCTGCATGGCCTGCCGGGCGTGGACCAGGTCGGCGCGGAGCAGCGGGCGGCGCAGCTCGGCACCCGCAGCATCAAGACCACGGCGAAGGCGCAGGCGATCGACCTGGCCATCCGCATGGTCGACCTCACCACCCTGGAGGGCGCGGACACGCCGGGCAAGGTCCGGGCGCTGGCCGCCAAGGCGCTGCGCCCCGACCCGGCCGACCCCTCCTGCCCGCACGTGGGCGCCGTCTGCGTCTACCCGGCGATGGTCCCGTACGTGGCCGAGGTGCTGCGCGGTTCCGGCGTCCACCTGGCCAGCGTGGCGACCGCCTTCCCGTCCGGGCAGGCGCCGCTGGAGGTCAAGCTCGCCGACACCCGGGCGGCCGTCGAGGCCGGCGCCGACGAGATCGACATGGTGATCAACCGGGGTGCGTTCCTGGCCGGCCGCTACCAGGAGGTGTACGACGAGATCGTCGCCACCAAGGAGGCCTGCGGGGACGCCCATCTCAAGGTGATCCTGGAGACCGGCGAGCTGGCGACGTACGACAACGTGCGCCGCGCGTCCTGGCTGGCCATGCTGGCCGGCGGCGACTTCATCAAGACGTCCACCGGCAAGGTCCCGGTGGCCGCCACCCCGCCGGTGACCCTGGTGATGCTGGAGGCGGTCCGCGACTTCCGCGCCGCCACCGGCCGTCAGGTGGGCGTGAAGCCGGCCGGCGGCATCAAGACCACCAAGGACGCGATCAAGTACCTGGTGATGGTCAACGAGACGGTCGGCCCGGACTGGCTGGACCCGGACTGGTTCCGCTTCGGCGCGTCCAGCCTCCTCAACGACCTGCTCATGCAGCGCACCAAGCTGACGACCGGCGTCTACGCCGGCCCCGACTACTTCACCCTGGACTGA